In Lampris incognitus isolate fLamInc1 chromosome 20, fLamInc1.hap2, whole genome shotgun sequence, one genomic interval encodes:
- the grpel1 gene encoding grpE protein homolog 1, mitochondrial isoform X1, translated as MASWCVRAVRQSYSVVASPSPIRCQQARVFSLSLAPCLSRALPRLLCTAAQQKNGQRSEEEASKPEQSAAEKTLVEEKIQLEEQLKEVTEKFKRALADTENLRTRSKKMVEDAKLYGIQGFCKDLLEVADILEKATESVPKEEVTTQNPHLKNLYDGLVMTEVQIQKLFTKHGLVKLNPDGQKFDPYEHEALFHTPMEGKEPGTVAVVTKVGYKLHGRTLRPALVGVAKAPFN; from the exons ATGGCGAGCTGGTGTGTGCGAGCGGTGAGACAGAGTTACTCAGTGGTAGCCTCGCCTTCACCCATTAG GTGTCAGCAAGCTCGAGTGTTTTCGCTTTCACTCGCTCCCTGCCTCTCCAGGGCACTTCCACGTTTGCTATGCACAGCTGCCCAGCAGAAAAACGgccagaggtcggaggaggagGCTAGCAAGCCGGAGCAGAGTGCAGCAGAGAAGACCCTCGTGGAGGAGAAGATCCAGCTGGAGGAACAGCTCAAGGAGGTCACA GAAAAATTCAAGCGGGCCTTAGCAGACACAGAGAACCTCAGAACAAGGAGTAAGAAGATGGTGGAAGATGCTAAGTTATATG GAATCCAGGGCTTCTGCAAAGACCTGCTAGAGGTGGCAGACATCTTGGAGAAGGCCACGGAGAGTGTGCCCAAGGAGGAGGTGACCACACAGAACCCCCACCTCAAGAACCTGTACGACGGCCTGGTGATGACTGAGGTCCAGATCCAGAAGCTTTTCACCAAACACGGCCTGGTCAAGCTCAACCCCGATGGCCAGAAGTTTGACCCCTATGAGCACGAGGCCCTCTTTCACACCCCCATGGAGGGCAAGGAGCCTGGCACTGTCGCTGTTGTAACTAAGGTGGGCTACAAGCTCCATGGTCGCACCCTCAGGCCAGCATTGGTGGGTGTGGCCAAAGCCCCTTTCAATTGA
- the grpel1 gene encoding grpE protein homolog 1, mitochondrial isoform X2 has protein sequence MASWCVRAVRQSYSVVASPSPIRALPRLLCTAAQQKNGQRSEEEASKPEQSAAEKTLVEEKIQLEEQLKEVTEKFKRALADTENLRTRSKKMVEDAKLYGIQGFCKDLLEVADILEKATESVPKEEVTTQNPHLKNLYDGLVMTEVQIQKLFTKHGLVKLNPDGQKFDPYEHEALFHTPMEGKEPGTVAVVTKVGYKLHGRTLRPALVGVAKAPFN, from the exons ATGGCGAGCTGGTGTGTGCGAGCGGTGAGACAGAGTTACTCAGTGGTAGCCTCGCCTTCACCCATTAG GGCACTTCCACGTTTGCTATGCACAGCTGCCCAGCAGAAAAACGgccagaggtcggaggaggagGCTAGCAAGCCGGAGCAGAGTGCAGCAGAGAAGACCCTCGTGGAGGAGAAGATCCAGCTGGAGGAACAGCTCAAGGAGGTCACA GAAAAATTCAAGCGGGCCTTAGCAGACACAGAGAACCTCAGAACAAGGAGTAAGAAGATGGTGGAAGATGCTAAGTTATATG GAATCCAGGGCTTCTGCAAAGACCTGCTAGAGGTGGCAGACATCTTGGAGAAGGCCACGGAGAGTGTGCCCAAGGAGGAGGTGACCACACAGAACCCCCACCTCAAGAACCTGTACGACGGCCTGGTGATGACTGAGGTCCAGATCCAGAAGCTTTTCACCAAACACGGCCTGGTCAAGCTCAACCCCGATGGCCAGAAGTTTGACCCCTATGAGCACGAGGCCCTCTTTCACACCCCCATGGAGGGCAAGGAGCCTGGCACTGTCGCTGTTGTAACTAAGGTGGGCTACAAGCTCCATGGTCGCACCCTCAGGCCAGCATTGGTGGGTGTGGCCAAAGCCCCTTTCAATTGA